The following proteins come from a genomic window of Diorhabda sublineata isolate icDioSubl1.1 chromosome 7, icDioSubl1.1, whole genome shotgun sequence:
- the LOC130446881 gene encoding transcription factor HES-4-B-like, which yields MPISEDEIDYNRSQEPQSTMSKAELRKTHKPIMEKRRRARINHCLNEIKTLILEAMNKDPSRHTKLEKADILEMAVKHLQNVQRQQLAMAMASDPTVLRKFKTGFNECAAEIDRYMNQSDSVDNSMKLRVVNHLQKCIGGIEQVAQFSFGNVSFVSGSSTSQIGSNTGDQNNNPRIQIPQGIQLIPSRLPSGELALLVPNSRNINFFPTNQRPSAFATVIPSSTADASKPLSPPVSPVIQDELITRSRSPQGFRPVVSTKHYNEDHQVPQITSTAAPSMEVKSLKFPINKRLDFPKKIGEPLCIITNQAERYKQAQTREDSAHFEENITRGVKRKCPESHGLLTMVNDGFFHPPAPKIVKTQLLTPDCKPSSSFCDDDGKKIKQESPISKESSDSANDMWRPW from the exons ATGCCAATTAGTGAAGACGAAATTGATTACAACAGATCACAAGAGCCACAATCAACAATGTCTAAGGCAGAATTAAGAAAAACTCATAAGCCTATtatggaaaaaagaagaagagcaAGAATAAATCATTGTCTTAATGAAATCAAAACTCTAATTTTGGAAGCTATGAATAAAGAT CCTTCACGTCACACGAAACTCGAAAAAGCAGATATCCTGGAAATGGCCGTAAAGCACCTCCAAAACGTTCAACGTCAACAACTAGCTATGGCGATGGCTTCAGATCCCACTGTTTTAAGAAAATTCAAGACAGGTTTCAACGAGTGCGCAGCTGAAATAGATAGATATATGAACCAAAGTGACAGCGTCGACAACTCTATGAAATTAAGAGTAGTAAATCACCTCCAAAAATGTATAGGAGGCATAGAACAAGTGGCGCAATTTTCTTTTGGTAACGTTTCGTTTGTATCTGGATCGTCTACATCTCAAATTGGATCCAATACGGGAGATCAAAACAATAATCCTCGTATACAGATTCCTCAAGGTATACAGTTAATACCGAGTAGATTACCGAGTGGAGAATTGGCGTTGCTGGTTCCAAATTCcagaaacatcaatttttttccgaCAAATCAAAGACCAAGCGCTTTCGCAACTGTGATACCCTCTTCAACCGCCGACGCGTCAAAACCCTTAAGTCCTCCCGTCAGTCCTGTTATTCAAGATGAATTGATAACGCGTAGCCGATCACCACAAGGTTTTAGACCGGTTGTATCCACTAAACACTACAATGAAGATCATCAAGTTCCCCAAATAACATCAACGGCCGCtccttcaatggaagttaagtCGCTAAAGTTCCCAATCAACAAAAGATTagattttcctaaaaaaatcGGAGAACCTCTCTGCATAATTACTAATCAAGCTGAAAGATATAAACAAGCACAAACGAGGGAAGATTCAGCACatttcgaagaaaatataaCGAGAGGAGTAAAAAGGAAGTGTCCAGAATCACACGGATTACTAACCATGGTAAATGATGGTTTCTTTCACCCGCCTGCTCCAAAAATAGTTAAAACTCAGTTATTAACTCCAGATTGTAAACCATCGTCTAGTTTTTGCGATGAtgatggtaaaaaaataaagcagGAATCACCTATTTCTAAAGAATCATCCGATTCAGCTAATGACATGTGGAGACCTTGGTGA